The Blautia obeum ATCC 29174 region AAACACACAGGAGCCAGAGCTCTTCGGGCAATTCTGGAAGAATATATGCTGGATATTATGTATGAGATTCCGAAAGATGATAATATCGGTCAGGTTACGATCACAAGAGAATATATAGAAGGCAATGGTGGCCCGAAGATTCTTCTCAGAGGACAGGAAGTTCCGCTGCTGGAAGGAAATCACTAAATACAGAGTATATATAACATGGCTTTTTATAAAGAAAGAGAGGTAACTTATCATGGCAAAAGATTTTTTTGGAAGTCTTGGAGAAACACTTACAAAAACTGCGAAGGAACTGAGCGGACGTGCAGAGGAGGTTTATGAGACCCAGAGACTTAAAAACAAAATCTCCGGTGAAGAACGACAGATAGAAAAAGCAATGGCCGACCTCGGAAGAATCATTTACAAACGTTATAAAAAGGAAATTCCGGTAGATGATGCACAGAAAGCACTTTGCGAACAGATTGACCAGCGCATGGAACAGATCGAGAAATATAAAACAGATATATCTGAACTGAAGGTAAAAAATAAACGTTTTTGTCCATCCTGCGGAAGTCCGCTTGCAAAAGATGATGCGTTCTGTTCACAGTGTGGCGCAGCATGCCCGACTGTTGAACCGGAAGAAGATGCCGGAGATGATGTGATCGAGGGAACAGCAGAAGAAGTTGCTGAAGAGACTGCAACAGAGGAAACAGACGAAACTGTTGAGGAAGCAAATGCAGATACTGCTGAAGATGCGGTAACAACAGAAGAAACAGTAGAGGAAGCTGCTGAGGCAGAGGAAGCAGCACAGACAGATGCAGAAGAGCAAACGGAAGCAGAGGGCGGAAAAGAAGAATAATGTCAGTGAAATAAATGATCTGAACAAATAAAAAAGAACAGGCTGAAATGCAACATCATACAGATGCAGCGTTTCAGTCTGTTCCTTTTATTTGTGAAAAACTCTGTCTGGATTGTGGATAACTGATGGCGTCTGGCTTTTACAATGTGTATACAAGGATGCCGGCAATGATGATCAGATTACCGATCAGTTTCCCCTTTGTGATCTTTTCGTTCAGGATGAAACGAGAAAGCAATAATACGAATACATAAGCGGCAGTATCGATCACAGGCCCATAGCGCATGTCTACTTTGGTATAACACCAGGTGTTCAGAAGAAGAATACCGAAGAACATCACATAGGCGAGGATGACACGCCAGTTGAGATATTCTCTTAAAGGATTGTCATATTTTATATTTGCACTTTGCTTCAGAAGAATCTGGGAGATTGCGGAAAAGAAAGTTCCTCCCAGCATGATCAGGATAAAAGTTCTATTCATATCTCTGCACCGTCCATACTCCGAATAATACGATCAGGATTCCGATGATGTTCTGTACGGAAAGCTGTTCATGAAAAATTGCGACTGCCCAGATCTGTGACCACAGAAGATAGACACTTTTGTTGGCATAGGCGGTGGACAGTGAGAATTTTTTGATGACCTGTTGCCAGGCGATCGCGTAGATTCCGCAATTGGCGATCATCAGGAACAGGAATACATATAGAAGCGGGGCATGCAGTCCGTTTTTATTGTACTGGATCGAGGCAAGTTTTGAAAAAACACTTGTCAGAGAAAACAGCAGAATATTCAGATGGAGCTGCAGATAGTTTCTGAAATTTTTCATAATTCCTCCACAATATTATTTTTTGACCAATATTTATTAATTTTACACCATATACTAATTGTTTACAATGGATTATGAAAATGATATGATAAAAAAGAATGCATAAATTTATTGCGTATTTAGAAAGAAAGGGAAACCTATGAGTTTGTATTCCGTTGTTGTTCCTGTATACAATTCCGAACACACCTTACAGGAACTTTATACACGCCTGGAAAAAGTATTCCGGGAAGTAATAAAAGAAGAGTTTGAACTGATTCTTGTGGATGACGGTTCCAAAGACCGTTCCTTTGAAGTCATGCAGGAACTTCGTGCAAAGGACAATAGAGTTCGCATCATACAGATGGCAAGAAATTTTGGACAGCATCCGGCGCTTCTGTGTGGATTTGCACATGTGAAAGGTGATTTTGTTGTAACCATGGATGATGACCTGCAGCATCAGCCGGAAGAACTTCCGAAGATGATAAATGTTATGAGAGAACGCGATGATGTTGATGCGATCATTGCGAGCTATGAAGGCAGACAGCATGGATTTATCCGCAAACTCGGAACGAAATTTTCTGTGTGGGCAACTTCTAAGATGCTCGGCAAAGACCCGGATCTTCAGATCACCAGTTACCGTCTGATCCGTCGCTTCCTTGTAGATGCAATGGTGAAGACAAATACATACCTGCCTCAGATCGGAAACCTTCTGGTGCTGACATCCAACAGAATCATCAACGTACCAGTACAGCATGCGGCAAGGGTTTATGGAAAGAGCGGCTATTCTTTCAAACGTCTTGTGAAGGATCTGATCTATGATATCACCGCACATACAGCATTTCCGCTTCTTATGGTGAGAAATATCGGAATTGCCAGTTTTCTGGTGAGCATGGTCATGGCAGTGTATTTTCTTGTGCGTTACTTTGCGTTTGGTGTGTCGGTTGAAGGCTGGACATCCCTGATGATGGTGATGCTGGCATTTTTTGGACTGATTCTTTTGTCGATTGGGATCATGGGAATCTATCTGATGAATATTCTGAACGAAGCAAAGAAAATGCCACATTATGTTGTGCGCCGGGAGGACACGGACTGATGAAAAAAGAAATCGGAGGCTATTTTGAGCTGGAAGATTTTGGAGGTAAAGAGTATTATCCGAATCTTTATAAAGTAAATCTGGGAAGAACAGCACTTCGGTGGCTTCTGGAAGGCCGCGGTTATACAAAAATATATCTGCCGGTATTCTTATGCGAGTCGGTAACGGAAGCCTGCGAGCAACGTGGAATCCGGATCAGCCGTTATCAGTTGGATGCGGAGTTAAATGTTTTGCTTCCCCGGAAAAAACTGGGAGAAAGTGAATGTCTGTATCTGGTCAATTATTACGGTCAACTGACAGATGAGAAGATCCTGGCATATCAGAAGATTTTTGGAAATATCATTGTGGATCATACGCATGCTTTCTTTCAGAAACCGCTGAAAGGTGTGGATACCCTGTATTCCTGCAGAAAATTCTGGGGAGTCAGTGATGGAGCATATCTTTCCACAGATGCAGTGCTTCCGATGGATAAGCCAGTGGATCATTCCAATAAAAGAATGGGACATATCCTTGGGCGGTACGAAGAAAATGCAGGCGTCTACTATCAGGAGATGCTTCAGAATGCAGCTCGGTATGAAGGCATGGAGATTCGACGTATGTCCAGGCTGACAGAGAATCTGCTGGGAGCAATCGATTATGAGACGGGAAGACGTAAGAGAGAGGAAAATTATCGTATACTTTCCGAGGCACTTCCGTCAGAATTTATTTTTACCCGGGTGACACCGGAGGGGCCATTTGTTTATCCGTATTATCATAAAGAAGGCCTTAAGTTAAGACGCTGGCTTGCAGAACATAAGATTTTTGTACCGACCTACTGGAAAAACATTCTCGAAGAATGTACAGAGAGCAGTCTGGAATATCAGTGGGCGGCAGATGTACTGCCTCTGCCATGTGACCAGCGTTATGGAAAAGAAGAAATGCAATATATGGCAGAACGGATCAAAGAATGGGAGGCAGCCGGAGAATGAAGCACAGATTACTGATACTTGGTACACTGGGCGAATTTGTACAGCTTGTAAAAAAATCAAAAGAACGGGGACATTATACGATCGTCTGTGATGGTTACCCAGATGGACCGGCAAGACAGTATGCAGATGCATCTTACGTGATTCCTGTTACGGATATTGATGCAGTGGCAGAGCTTTGCCAGAAAGAAAAGGTTGATGGAATCATAACCTCTTTTTCGGATCTGCTCATGGAATGCATGGTCAAAATTGCAGAGAAAGCGGGATTGCCCTGCTATCTGAAACCGGAACAGCTTTGCTGGTACAGAGACAAATCAGCCTGTCGGGAACTGCTTTCGAAGCTGGGGCTTCCGACGCCTGGATTTGTGAAAGTACCGGCAGCAGAACAGAATGAATATAAACTTGCCGAAATAACAGCAGGGCTTAAATATCCATTGATCAGTAAACCGCTGGATAAATATGGTTCAAGAGGAATTTTCATCATTAAAGATCAGGAGCAGCTTGCAGGAAGTGTTCGTAAAACCGCAGAGTTTACAGATCTGGATGAAATTCTGATTGAAGAATATAATGATGGATTTGAATTTAATATGATGACCTGGGTTTCTGATGGAGCGGTGAGAGTCATCAGTATTGCAGACAGAGAGAAAACACAGTTTGCGGAAGGAGAGCTTCCGGAGAGCACACGAAATGTGTATCCGAGCTGCCTGATCGATAAGGTGGAAGAACCGGCGGTTTCCCTGCTGCAGTCGTATATTGAGTATACCGGACAGAAGGAAGGACCGCTTTCCATGCAGTTTTTCTGGAAAGCAGGAGAGGGAATCCAGGTCTGTGAGATTGCTGCACGTTTCTTTGGCTATGAGCATGAGCTGACTGATATGGTATATTGCTTTAACATGGAAGAACTTTTGTTGAATTATGTTTACGATAACGAGTATGTTACAAAGATGTTGGAAGCGCAGGATATCCGTAAACCATTGATGCATGGAGCTGTTTTGTATTTTCATGGGAGACTGAAACAGATTCAGGAACAACAGGCTGCATATGAACTCGCGGAAGATAAAGCGGTTGTGAAACCGTGGATTTTCTATGAGGCAGGAGAAGAAGTTGTGGCGTACGGTCCGAACCCGTATCTTGCACTGTATTATATAGAGGCAGGCAGCCGAGAAGAACTTGATGAGATATCAAGAGATTTTTTTGAGAAAATGAGTATGACGGATCCGGATGGAGAAGAAATTGTTTTTCAGAATAAGATACCCAAGTATTCTTTATAAAGAAAAGTAGAGGAGTCAGATGATTTATTTTAACAGACCGGCACTTGTCGGTAATGAATTAAAGTATATTCAGGATGCAGTAGCTCAGGGCATGCTCTGTGGTGATGGAAAATATACGAAGCTTTGTTCAGCATGGATGAAAGAACGTTTCCAGGTAAATCAGGTTTTCCTGACAACATCCTGTACGCATGCATTGGAGATGGCGGCATTCCTGAGTGATATCCAGCCAGGGGATGAGGTCATCATGCCATCGTATACATTTGTTTCCACTGCGGATGCTTTTGTACTTCGAGGTGCAAAGATCGTATTCGTTGATATCCGTCCGGATACGATGAATATAGATGAAAATCTTATCGAAGATGCGATCACAGAGAAGACCAGAGCAATCGTTCCGGTCCATTATGCCGGTGTTGGCTGTGAGATGAATAAAATTATGGAGATTGCACGCAGACATAACCTGAAAGTTGTTGAGGATGCAGCACAGGGAGTGGATGCTTATTATCATGGAAAGGCACTTGGTACGATTGGTGACTTTGGCTGTTACAGTTTCCATGAGACAAAAAATTTCACTATGGGTGAAGGTGGTGCTCTGGTATTCCAGAAGAATGAATATCAGGAAAAAGCTGAGATCCTGCGTGAAAAGGGAACGGACAGAAGTAAATTTTTCCGAGGACAGATTGATAAATATCGATGGATTGATTATGGATCATCCTATCTTCCGAGCGAGATGAATGCGGCATATCTGTATGCACAGCTGGAAGAGTGTGATAAGATCAACAGGAAACGTCATCAGGTTTATGATGGATATCATGAGAGACTGGAAGATCTGGAAAAACAGGGAAAGATTCAGAGACCGGTCGTTCCGGAGGGATGTGTACACAATGCACATATGTATTACATTAAGGTGAAAGATATTGCTGTACGTACAAGACTGATTGCTTATCTCCGTGAAAATGGAATTGCACCGGCTTTTCATTATGTTCCATTGCATAGTTCTCCGGCAGGTGAGAAGTTTGGAAGGTTTCATGGAAAAGATGTTTATACAACGAAAGAAAGCGAACGCCTTTTGAGGCTTCCGATGTTCTATGATCTTTCAATGGATGATGTGGATTATATTGCGGAAAAGATCAGAGAGTTTGAGTTTTAATGGAGGAAGGTAAGTTGAAACGTAAGAAAATAAGTGCAGAGACAACTGTGGAAATCCTTTTTTTCCTGTTTCTGCTGGTGTTTTATCTGATGTGGGCACGTGTACAGCCTATGGGTGCCGGGCCGGATGAGCAGATGCGCTATCAGATTGCGGATTATATTTATAAGCATGGTTCACTTCCGGTAGGGGATGACCCGTCGGTACGAAATGTTGTATGGGGAATTTCTTATGCATTTTCTCCGATTCTGTCTTATATGATCGCAGCTGTTTTTATGAAAGCAGTAAGCTTTGTGACGACAGCACCGTTTGCGTTGCTTCTCGCAGCCAGATTTGTAAACATTCTGTTTGGACTTGGAACAGTTTGGCTGGTACTTGATATGGGAAAACGGTTGTTTGACCGTAGAAAAGCATGGATAGCTGCGGCTTTTGTAGGACTGCTGCCAGGTTCTTTGTTTGTATTCACTTATGTTAACTGTGATGCACTGGCGGTATTCTCAACGGCAGTGATCGTGTATGCATGGGTGCGGTATCTGGATGAGGGATGGATATACAAAAACTGTGTGATCCTGGCGTTGGGTGTGGCAGCATGTGCATTGTCCTATTACAATGCGTATGGATTTATTCTCTGCAGCATCTTTTTCTTTGGGATAACTCTGTTTATGGAGGCGAAAAAGAAAGGAAAGTATACGGATTTTGTGAAAAAGGGACTTCTTGTCTGTGTGATCGTTCTGCTGTTGGCTGCATGGTGGTTCATTCGAAATGCAATTCTCTATGACGGAGATTTTATTGGTATGAATGCATCAACGATCTGTGCGGAAAAATATGCGAAAAAGAATTACAAGCCATCCAATAGACGTACACCGCAGATGGCTGGATATTCTTTACTGGATATGTTGAATTACGGTT contains the following coding sequences:
- a CDS encoding EamA family transporter, whose product is MNRTFILIMLGGTFFSAISQILLKQSANIKYDNPLREYLNWRVILAYVMFFGILLLNTWCYTKVDMRYGPVIDTAAYVFVLLLSRFILNEKITKGKLIGNLIIIAGILVYTL
- the rffA gene encoding dTDP-4-amino-4,6-dideoxygalactose transaminase — translated: MIYFNRPALVGNELKYIQDAVAQGMLCGDGKYTKLCSAWMKERFQVNQVFLTTSCTHALEMAAFLSDIQPGDEVIMPSYTFVSTADAFVLRGAKIVFVDIRPDTMNIDENLIEDAITEKTRAIVPVHYAGVGCEMNKIMEIARRHNLKVVEDAAQGVDAYYHGKALGTIGDFGCYSFHETKNFTMGEGGALVFQKNEYQEKAEILREKGTDRSKFFRGQIDKYRWIDYGSSYLPSEMNAAYLYAQLEECDKINRKRHQVYDGYHERLEDLEKQGKIQRPVVPEGCVHNAHMYYIKVKDIAVRTRLIAYLRENGIAPAFHYVPLHSSPAGEKFGRFHGKDVYTTKESERLLRLPMFYDLSMDDVDYIAEKIREFEF
- a CDS encoding zinc ribbon domain-containing protein → MAKDFFGSLGETLTKTAKELSGRAEEVYETQRLKNKISGEERQIEKAMADLGRIIYKRYKKEIPVDDAQKALCEQIDQRMEQIEKYKTDISELKVKNKRFCPSCGSPLAKDDAFCSQCGAACPTVEPEEDAGDDVIEGTAEEVAEETATEETDETVEEANADTAEDAVTTEETVEEAAEAEEAAQTDAEEQTEAEGGKEE
- a CDS encoding ATP-grasp domain-containing protein translates to MKHRLLILGTLGEFVQLVKKSKERGHYTIVCDGYPDGPARQYADASYVIPVTDIDAVAELCQKEKVDGIITSFSDLLMECMVKIAEKAGLPCYLKPEQLCWYRDKSACRELLSKLGLPTPGFVKVPAAEQNEYKLAEITAGLKYPLISKPLDKYGSRGIFIIKDQEQLAGSVRKTAEFTDLDEILIEEYNDGFEFNMMTWVSDGAVRVISIADREKTQFAEGELPESTRNVYPSCLIDKVEEPAVSLLQSYIEYTGQKEGPLSMQFFWKAGEGIQVCEIAARFFGYEHELTDMVYCFNMEELLLNYVYDNEYVTKMLEAQDIRKPLMHGAVLYFHGRLKQIQEQQAAYELAEDKAVVKPWIFYEAGEEVVAYGPNPYLALYYIEAGSREELDEISRDFFEKMSMTDPDGEEIVFQNKIPKYSL
- a CDS encoding glycosyltransferase family 2 protein; protein product: MSLYSVVVPVYNSEHTLQELYTRLEKVFREVIKEEFELILVDDGSKDRSFEVMQELRAKDNRVRIIQMARNFGQHPALLCGFAHVKGDFVVTMDDDLQHQPEELPKMINVMRERDDVDAIIASYEGRQHGFIRKLGTKFSVWATSKMLGKDPDLQITSYRLIRRFLVDAMVKTNTYLPQIGNLLVLTSNRIINVPVQHAARVYGKSGYSFKRLVKDLIYDITAHTAFPLLMVRNIGIASFLVSMVMAVYFLVRYFAFGVSVEGWTSLMMVMLAFFGLILLSIGIMGIYLMNILNEAKKMPHYVVRREDTD
- a CDS encoding ArnT family glycosyltransferase, whose amino-acid sequence is MKRKKISAETTVEILFFLFLLVFYLMWARVQPMGAGPDEQMRYQIADYIYKHGSLPVGDDPSVRNVVWGISYAFSPILSYMIAAVFMKAVSFVTTAPFALLLAARFVNILFGLGTVWLVLDMGKRLFDRRKAWIAAAFVGLLPGSLFVFTYVNCDALAVFSTAVIVYAWVRYLDEGWIYKNCVILALGVAACALSYYNAYGFILCSIFFFGITLFMEAKKKGKYTDFVKKGLLVCVIVLLLAAWWFIRNAILYDGDFIGMNASTICAEKYAKKNYKPSNRRTPQMAGYSLLDMLNYGFPQEDGFSWVELVSGSFVGRFGNMDVFMPKWLINNYLDFIKAGFLLIFLHPVKTFAIRVKKQWSVKGIFNWCMLVAMIIPNILNAYYSYASDYQPQGRYSLPMIVPLTYFMVMGYGNLFDVQIKKEGIRRKVYAAICVALIVLAIFVFFAVIWPEYKDVPFSIRAFIYGK